Proteins from a single region of Fusobacteriaceae bacterium:
- a CDS encoding ferrous iron transport protein A yields MKTLRDVKIGESTVIKKLHGEGGVKKRIMDMGLTKGTSVTVRKVAPLGDPVEITVRGYELSIRKADAETVEVE; encoded by the coding sequence ATGAAAACATTACGGGATGTCAAAATCGGAGAATCAACGGTAATCAAAAAACTGCACGGAGAAGGCGGCGTCAAAAAACGGATCATGGACATGGGCCTCACCAAGGGGACAAGCGTCACTGTGCGGAAAGTGGCCCCTCTGGGCGACCCCGTGGAAATCACGGTCCGGGGCTATGAGCTCTCGATCCGGAAGGCCGACGCGGAAACCGTCGAAGTCGAATAG
- a CDS encoding TRAP transporter large permease, which produces MAMLVLLIFLLVFAFLGVPLAFSIGASAVTYLLIFSRNLLPMFPQKVWTGAYSELMIAMPLFILAGELMNVGGITKRIINFCMQILRPIRGGLGEVNVVASMIFGGISGSSVADTSALGSILIPAMEENGYPPDASAGITVASSTMGMIIPPSTPMIVYAMISGESVGGLFMAGAVPGIMIGVTQLILVWFVSRRKGWHPAKAKFDGGEFTRAIFAGIPALLMPLFIIVCVSFGVCTASESAGVAVLYSVVIGFFVYRELTWRDVWAAVKKTLVTSSSILIIIGFTNVFTWVLTMKKVPVVIGNFFLAMNLPRSAIAMLFVVLILVIGAFVDVSPAIMLLTPILLPIMKMYGFSALQFGAMMITGLAIGLVTPPVGMCLNACHKINKMPIVDIFRGAAPYIVCNVLVLIAISLFPVLTTWIPLRMGYSI; this is translated from the coding sequence ATGGCCATGCTTGTGTTATTGATATTTTTGCTGGTCTTCGCCTTTCTGGGCGTGCCGCTGGCCTTTTCCATCGGGGCCTCGGCCGTGACCTATCTGCTGATTTTTTCAAGGAATCTTTTGCCGATGTTTCCGCAAAAGGTCTGGACGGGCGCCTACAGCGAGCTGATGATCGCCATGCCGCTCTTTATCCTGGCCGGGGAACTCATGAACGTCGGCGGGATCACGAAGCGCATCATCAACTTCTGTATGCAGATCCTGCGTCCCATCCGGGGCGGCCTCGGCGAGGTCAACGTCGTGGCCTCCATGATCTTCGGCGGGATCTCGGGCTCATCGGTCGCCGATACTTCGGCCCTGGGGTCCATCCTGATCCCCGCCATGGAGGAAAACGGCTATCCGCCCGACGCCTCGGCGGGCATCACCGTGGCTTCTTCGACCATGGGGATGATCATCCCGCCGTCGACGCCGATGATCGTCTACGCCATGATTTCGGGGGAATCGGTCGGAGGTCTCTTTATGGCGGGGGCGGTCCCCGGGATCATGATCGGCGTCACGCAGCTGATTCTCGTCTGGTTCGTGAGCCGAAGAAAGGGCTGGCATCCGGCCAAGGCGAAATTTGACGGAGGGGAATTTACCCGGGCCATTTTCGCGGGTATTCCGGCTCTGCTCATGCCGCTTTTCATCATTGTCTGCGTGTCCTTCGGGGTCTGCACGGCTTCCGAAAGCGCGGGAGTGGCGGTACTTTATTCCGTCGTCATCGGCTTTTTCGTCTACCGGGAGCTGACGTGGCGGGATGTGTGGGCGGCCGTGAAAAAAACCCTGGTTACGTCTTCGTCGATTCTCATCATCATCGGCTTTACCAATGTTTTCACCTGGGTTCTGACCATGAAGAAAGTGCCCGTTGTCATCGGGAATTTCTTCCTCGCCATGAATCTGCCGCGCTCGGCCATCGCCATGCTGTTTGTGGTCCTGATCCTCGTGATCGGCGCCTTTGTGGATGTAAGTCCCGCCATCATGCTGCTGACGCCGATCCTGCTGCCGATCATGAAAATGTACGGCTTTTCGGCGCTGCAATTCGGCGCCATGATGATCACGGGGCTCGCCATCGGCCTGGTGACGCCGCCTGTGGGCATGTGCCTCAACGCCTGCCACAAAATCAATAAAATGCCCATTGTGGACATTTTCCGGGGCGCCGCCCCCTATATCGTCTGCAATGTGCTCGTTCTCATCGCGATCAGCCTGTTTCCGGTCCTGACGACCTGGATCCCGCTGCGTATGGGATATTCGATATAA
- the feoB gene encoding ferrous iron transport protein B yields the protein MNLKIALAGNPNSGKTTLFNALTGSSQFVGNWPGVTVEKKEGKIRGYAHGEGDLVLVDLPGIYSLSPYTLEEVISRNYLIDAKPDAIINIIDGSNLERNLYLTTQLAELGLPMVVAINMIDVIRKNGDVLDADALSRELGCPVVKISALKNEGIAELTETAVRIAAEKKPMRHRHEFNGSVEHAVAHIEEAVLHDMPEEEQRWFAIKLFERDAKIIEKLKIPRDTLDHIEKDIVHCEKELDDDAESIITNERYIYIASIIGSCFTSKNRGKLTNTDKIDRIVTNRLLAMPIFLLVMFVIYYVSVTTVGAWATDWANDGVFGEGFSLFGKEIPGVPVLAERLLSAINCAEWLQSLILDGIIAGVGAVLGFVPQMLVLFFLLAILEDCGYMARIAFIMDRIFRKFGLSGKSFIPILIGTGCGVPGVMASRTIENERDRRMTIMTTTFIPCGAKLPVIALISGALFGGVWWVAPSAYFLGIFSIIGSGIILKKTAPFAGDPAPFVMELPAYHVPALRNVLHSMWERGWSFIKKAGTIILLATIFVWLASNYGWGEEGFGKVDMENSILAAVGNRVAWIFRPLGWGQWKAAVASITGLIAKENIVGTIGILYGGLEEVSEDGVEIWSALQAVFTPAAAYSFLVFNLLCVPCFAAVGAIKREMNNAKWTLFAVIYECGFAYVMALIIYQASLFATSGAFTIPTGAALVLAAILLRLLFRSGRKAVKVG from the coding sequence ATGAATCTGAAAATCGCGCTGGCGGGAAATCCCAACAGCGGTAAAACGACGCTCTTCAACGCGTTGACGGGATCGAGCCAGTTTGTCGGGAACTGGCCGGGCGTGACCGTTGAAAAAAAAGAAGGAAAGATCAGGGGCTACGCCCACGGCGAAGGGGATCTCGTTCTCGTGGATCTGCCGGGGATCTACTCCCTGTCCCCCTATACCCTCGAGGAAGTCATCTCGAGAAATTATCTGATTGACGCGAAACCCGACGCCATTATCAACATCATCGATGGCAGCAATCTGGAGCGGAATCTCTATCTGACGACCCAGCTGGCGGAATTGGGCCTGCCGATGGTTGTGGCCATCAATATGATCGATGTGATCAGGAAAAACGGGGACGTCCTCGACGCCGACGCGCTGTCGCGGGAATTGGGCTGTCCCGTGGTAAAGATCTCGGCCCTCAAAAATGAGGGAATCGCGGAGCTGACCGAAACGGCCGTCCGGATCGCCGCCGAAAAAAAGCCCATGCGTCACCGCCACGAATTCAACGGCAGCGTCGAGCACGCCGTGGCCCATATCGAGGAAGCGGTCTTGCACGACATGCCCGAGGAGGAGCAGCGTTGGTTCGCCATCAAGCTCTTTGAGCGGGACGCCAAGATCATCGAAAAATTGAAAATTCCCCGGGACACGCTGGACCATATCGAAAAAGATATCGTCCACTGCGAGAAAGAGCTGGACGACGACGCCGAGAGCATCATTACCAACGAGCGCTACATCTATATCGCCTCGATCATCGGAAGCTGCTTTACCAGCAAAAACCGGGGCAAGCTGACGAATACCGACAAGATCGACCGGATCGTGACCAACAGGCTTTTGGCCATGCCGATCTTTCTCCTTGTGATGTTTGTGATCTACTACGTGTCGGTGACGACCGTGGGGGCCTGGGCCACCGATTGGGCAAACGACGGGGTCTTCGGCGAGGGCTTTTCGCTCTTCGGCAAAGAAATTCCGGGCGTACCGGTATTGGCGGAGCGTCTGCTCTCGGCCATCAACTGCGCCGAATGGCTGCAAAGCCTGATCCTCGACGGGATCATCGCGGGCGTAGGCGCGGTACTGGGTTTTGTGCCCCAGATGCTTGTGCTGTTCTTCCTGCTGGCCATCCTTGAGGACTGCGGCTATATGGCCCGCATCGCCTTTATCATGGACAGGATCTTCAGAAAATTCGGCCTCTCGGGCAAGTCCTTCATCCCGATCCTGATCGGGACAGGTTGCGGCGTCCCCGGCGTCATGGCTTCGCGGACCATCGAGAATGAACGGGACCGGCGCATGACGATTATGACGACGACGTTCATCCCCTGCGGCGCAAAGCTGCCGGTCATCGCCCTGATCTCGGGCGCTCTTTTCGGCGGCGTCTGGTGGGTCGCCCCCAGCGCGTATTTTCTGGGGATCTTCTCGATCATCGGCTCGGGCATTATTTTGAAAAAAACCGCTCCCTTCGCGGGAGACCCGGCGCCCTTTGTCATGGAGCTTCCCGCCTATCATGTCCCGGCCCTCAGAAATGTGCTCCACAGCATGTGGGAGCGGGGCTGGTCCTTCATCAAAAAAGCGGGGACCATTATCCTTCTCGCGACGATCTTTGTGTGGCTCGCCTCCAACTACGGCTGGGGCGAAGAAGGCTTCGGCAAAGTGGATATGGAAAACAGCATTTTAGCCGCGGTCGGAAACCGGGTGGCCTGGATCTTCCGACCTCTGGGATGGGGACAGTGGAAGGCCGCGGTGGCCTCCATCACGGGTCTTATCGCCAAGGAAAATATCGTCGGCACCATCGGGATCCTCTACGGCGGTCTTGAGGAAGTCAGCGAAGACGGCGTCGAGATCTGGAGCGCGCTGCAGGCGGTCTTTACGCCCGCGGCGGCCTATTCGTTCCTCGTGTTCAATCTCTTGTGCGTCCCCTGCTTCGCGGCCGTGGGCGCCATCAAGCGCGAAATGAATAACGCCAAATGGACGCTCTTCGCGGTGATCTACGAATGCGGCTTTGCCTATGTGATGGCGCTGATCATTTACCAGGCCAGCCTCTTTGCGACATCGGGCGCATTTACGATTCCGACGGGAGCGGCGCTGGTACTGGCGGCGATTCTGCTGCGGCTGTTATTCCGCAGCGGCCGGAAAGCGGTCAAGGTGGGATAA
- a CDS encoding TRAP transporter substrate-binding protein produces the protein MLKKVFATVLALTVLLSVTMFGSGKVALRLAHFGMQGDPGYDAAEAFKKEVEEKSGGAITIQIYPNNELGNPPEIIEQTKLGAIDASLVTQGSLDKYSKKFALLVTPFAFRSYEHAYKVQDGPFYEWTKNDLEAQNMHLVGSWDYGFRNLTNSKRPVKVPDDVKGLKIRTPPEIQQLAAMEALGANVQQISFTELVPALKQHTVDGQENPLTTIYTNKLWEVDQKYLSITHHVYQSLNLVFSKATWDKLSPEHKAIIETASKNAGQGMRDVVKNAEAKYIKLLEEKGIQTEYPDIEEFAKRMGPAYKKMAEYVGSQALLDEFLKMVEDAK, from the coding sequence ATGCTGAAGAAAGTATTCGCAACAGTGCTGGCATTGACTGTATTATTATCAGTCACAATGTTCGGTAGTGGAAAAGTCGCCCTGAGACTCGCCCATTTCGGGATGCAGGGAGATCCGGGCTATGACGCCGCCGAAGCCTTCAAGAAGGAAGTGGAGGAAAAATCGGGCGGCGCGATCACGATCCAGATTTATCCGAACAATGAGCTGGGGAATCCCCCGGAAATCATCGAGCAGACAAAGCTGGGCGCCATTGACGCGAGTCTCGTGACCCAGGGTTCCCTGGACAAATACTCCAAGAAATTCGCCCTTTTGGTGACTCCCTTCGCCTTCCGCTCCTATGAGCACGCCTACAAGGTACAGGACGGCCCCTTCTACGAATGGACGAAAAATGACCTCGAAGCGCAGAACATGCACCTCGTCGGCAGCTGGGACTACGGGTTCCGGAATCTCACGAACTCCAAACGGCCCGTAAAGGTTCCCGACGACGTAAAGGGTCTGAAGATCCGAACGCCTCCGGAAATCCAGCAATTGGCGGCCATGGAAGCCCTGGGCGCCAACGTGCAGCAGATTTCCTTTACGGAACTTGTACCCGCGCTGAAGCAGCACACCGTCGACGGGCAGGAAAACCCGCTGACGACGATCTATACCAATAAACTCTGGGAAGTTGACCAGAAATATCTTTCGATCACCCACCACGTATACCAGTCGCTGAATCTCGTATTCTCCAAGGCGACCTGGGACAAATTGTCCCCGGAACACAAGGCCATCATCGAGACGGCCAGCAAGAACGCCGGTCAGGGTATGCGGGACGTCGTGAAAAACGCCGAAGCCAAATACATCAAATTGCTCGAGGAAAAGGGCATCCAGACCGAATATCCGGATATCGAGGAATTTGCCAAGAGAATGGGCCCCGCTTATAAGAAAATGGCGGAATACGTAGGATCCCAGGCGCTGCTTGACGAATTTTTGAAAATGGTCGAAGACGCCAAATAA
- a CDS encoding TRAP transporter large permease, producing the protein MLALVVCVLLIGLMILGAPVCVVMGATAAGVFYYLGQGGIMAVMAQKIYTGTTGFTLLAIPFFILAGNLMNTGGITDRIFRFAKAICGHWPGGLGQVNILSSLIFSGMSGAAVADAAGLGVIEMKAMDDAGFDHKFSAGITAASSTIGPVVPPSIPFVVYSSAVGTVSVFRLFMAGFVPGFMMAGAMALAVYVISKKKKFPVEPKMPWSLRLKYFWEAIPSLMTVVIILAGIWIGFFTATEAAVVASFYALLLGTVIYREITLKGLVNIIYDSLIQSCKTLFIIAIANFLGYFLMHQRIPNKIITSLLNITSNRVVLILLIIFVLILLGCFIEGTAIILICTPIFLPIVNQIGMDLTQFGVVMVLSSMIGLLTPPVGMSLYAVSAITGVNLVDLSKEVLPYVAGIFIVLLLCAFWPPLSTFVPRLVLGS; encoded by the coding sequence ATGCTCGCATTGGTCGTATGCGTGCTCCTGATCGGACTCATGATCCTGGGCGCGCCTGTCTGCGTCGTCATGGGGGCGACGGCCGCCGGGGTGTTCTATTACCTCGGGCAGGGCGGCATCATGGCCGTCATGGCGCAGAAAATCTATACGGGGACGACGGGCTTCACGCTGCTGGCCATCCCCTTTTTCATCTTGGCCGGAAATCTCATGAATACCGGCGGCATCACCGACAGGATCTTCCGCTTTGCCAAGGCCATCTGCGGCCACTGGCCCGGAGGTCTCGGACAGGTGAATATTCTCTCAAGCCTGATCTTTTCGGGCATGTCGGGAGCGGCCGTGGCCGACGCCGCGGGTTTGGGCGTCATTGAAATGAAGGCCATGGACGACGCGGGGTTTGATCACAAATTTTCCGCCGGCATTACGGCGGCCTCGTCGACCATCGGACCCGTGGTGCCTCCGTCGATTCCCTTCGTGGTTTACAGCTCCGCCGTGGGGACCGTCTCGGTCTTCAGACTCTTTATGGCGGGCTTCGTCCCGGGCTTTATGATGGCAGGGGCCATGGCTCTGGCCGTCTATGTGATCTCCAAGAAAAAGAAATTTCCGGTGGAGCCGAAAATGCCCTGGAGCCTGCGGCTCAAATATTTCTGGGAGGCCATCCCCTCGCTGATGACCGTGGTCATTATCCTGGCGGGGATTTGGATCGGCTTTTTCACGGCGACTGAAGCGGCCGTTGTGGCCAGTTTTTACGCGCTCCTTTTGGGGACCGTCATTTACCGCGAAATTACCTTGAAGGGTCTGGTCAACATCATCTACGACAGCCTGATCCAGAGTTGCAAGACGCTCTTTATCATCGCGATCGCCAATTTCCTCGGGTATTTTCTCATGCACCAGCGGATCCCCAACAAAATCATCACAAGTCTCTTGAACATTACGTCAAATCGTGTCGTTCTGATATTATTGATTATATTTGTATTGATTCTCCTGGGCTGCTTTATTGAGGGGACGGCCATCATCCTGATCTGTACGCCGATATTCCTTCCGATCGTCAACCAGATCGGCATGGATCTGACGCAGTTCGGGGTTGTCATGGTGCTGTCATCCATGATCGGGCTTTTGACGCCTCCCGTGGGCATGTCCCTCTACGCCGTGAGCGCCATCACCGGGGTCAACCTCGTGGATCTCTCCAAAGAGGTGTTGCCCTATGTGGCCGGCATTTTTATCGTGCTGCTCCTCTGCGCCTTCTGGCCGCCGCTCTCGACCTTCGTGCCGAGACTGGTTCTCGGGAGTTGA
- a CDS encoding GntR family transcriptional regulator: MDIITLKRAEKEKSGAFIYRTLKESIIKASIRPGETISEPQLQQIFNVSRSPIREAISILHFEGLVDVQPRKRTRVVLIDCQQIMASRYLRYISEREVFRKLCRPENDIRPLADHLNAMMVELESHKKNVRDLNYMILDYHNKFHSAIFEYNGFHYMWEIVKFSNIQYNRFINLYLRNRLNGEDFLEDHRNLLRYIETKSESDLLEYNRYNYERIAVYLRELSGQHPDIFHNMPQ; the protein is encoded by the coding sequence ATGGACATCATCACGCTGAAGCGCGCGGAAAAAGAAAAATCCGGCGCTTTCATCTACCGCACGCTGAAAGAGAGCATCATCAAGGCCTCGATCCGCCCCGGCGAAACCATCAGCGAGCCACAATTACAACAGATCTTTAACGTCAGCCGCAGCCCCATCCGGGAGGCCATTTCCATCTTGCACTTCGAGGGCCTCGTGGATGTGCAACCCCGCAAACGGACCCGGGTCGTCCTGATCGACTGCCAGCAGATCATGGCGAGCCGATATTTGCGCTATATTTCCGAACGGGAAGTGTTCCGGAAGCTCTGTCGGCCGGAAAACGACATCCGCCCTTTGGCCGATCACCTGAACGCCATGATGGTCGAGCTCGAATCCCACAAAAAAAATGTCAGGGATCTCAATTACATGATCCTTGACTATCACAACAAGTTTCACTCCGCGATCTTCGAGTACAACGGCTTTCATTACATGTGGGAGATCGTCAAATTCAGCAATATCCAATACAACCGCTTCATCAACCTCTATCTCCGGAACCGACTGAACGGCGAAGACTTCCTTGAAGACCACCGGAACCTGCTCCGCTATATCGAGACGAAGTCCGAGTCCGATCTCCTTGAGTACAACCGCTACAATTACGAGCGGATCGCCGTCTATCTGCGGGAATTGTCGGGCCAGCACCCCGATATCTTCCACAACATGCCCCAATAA
- a CDS encoding TRAP transporter small permease subunit, protein MELLKKIDALLAKALKIFVFTLFSALGLLLLLRVIIRYVPLGNVIPLFASTGWSDEIVEMLIAWTIFTTSSIIMRDNAHFRVDLIEMKVKNKAVINVLNVLIALMGVVFFGALIRYSYKLFIEATWTTSILKISQRVPYASIFFNSILMFLYLFRDLVVALGKFRASKE, encoded by the coding sequence ATGGAACTTTTGAAAAAAATCGACGCCCTTTTGGCGAAAGCCCTCAAAATATTTGTCTTTACGCTGTTTTCAGCCCTGGGACTGCTGCTTTTGCTCAGGGTCATCATCCGCTATGTTCCCTTGGGCAATGTGATTCCGCTTTTCGCGTCCACGGGCTGGTCCGACGAAATCGTGGAGATGCTGATCGCCTGGACGATCTTTACGACGTCCTCCATCATCATGCGGGATAACGCGCATTTCCGAGTGGATCTGATCGAAATGAAAGTCAAAAACAAAGCGGTCATCAACGTTTTGAACGTCCTCATCGCCCTGATGGGGGTCGTATTCTTCGGGGCGCTGATCCGCTATTCATATAAGCTTTTCATCGAGGCCACCTGGACGACGTCCATCCTCAAGATCAGCCAGCGGGTACCCTATGCCAGCATCTTTTTCAATTCGATCCTGATGTTTTTGTATCTCTTCCGGGATCTCGTCGTGGCGCTGGGGAAATTCCGGGCATCGAAAGAATAG
- a CDS encoding FeoB-associated Cys-rich membrane protein, with the protein MRFLQANGGTIAVALILAAAVALIVRKLIRDKKAGKTCSSCGGGCDCGCEAGKIEK; encoded by the coding sequence ATGAGATTTCTTCAAGCGAACGGGGGCACCATTGCCGTGGCGCTGATTTTGGCGGCGGCGGTGGCGCTCATTGTCCGGAAACTGATCCGGGACAAAAAAGCCGGAAAGACCTGCTCCTCCTGCGGCGGCGGTTGTGACTGCGGATGCGAAGCGGGCAAAATAGAAAAGTGA